The following proteins are encoded in a genomic region of Stigmatopora nigra isolate UIUO_SnigA chromosome 3, RoL_Snig_1.1, whole genome shotgun sequence:
- the bdnf gene encoding neurotrophic factor BDNF precursor form isoform X1 — translation MLTKLVLRKKKIGWRFGATPRQFHQVRRVMTILFLTMVISYFSCMRAAPLRDGPGMQGHRTEGYLGAATVARGRGTPQSGGGPGQRGIPSLSDTFEQVIEELLEVEGEAEAAQMGQGADKSQGGGGPASAVATESKDVDMYDSRVMISNQVPLEPPLLFLLEEYKNYLDAANMSMRVRRHSDPSRRGELSVCDSISQWVTAVDKKTAIDMSGQTVTVMEKVRVPNGQLKQYFYETKCNPMGYTKDGCRGIDKRHYNSQCRTTQSYVRALTMDSKKMIGWRFIRIDTSCVCTLTIKRGR, via the coding sequence TTCCACCAGGTGAGAAGAGTGATGACCATCCTGTTCCTTACTATGGTTATTTCATACTTCAGTTGCATGAGAGCTGCGCCCCTGAGAGACGGCCCGGGCATGCAGGGCCATCGGACGGAAGGCTACCTGGGCGCGGCGACGGTCGCCAGAGGCCGGGGGACTCCGCAGAGTGGTGGCGGGCCAGGCCAGCGTGGGATACCCTCGCTCTCAGACACTTTTGAGCAGGTGATAGAGGAGCTGCTAGAGGTAGAGGGGGAGGCAGAGGCGGCCCAGATGGGACAGGGGGCAGACAAGAGCCAGGGAGGCGGGGGTCCGGCTTCGGCGGTGGCCACCGAAAGCAAGGATGTCGACATGTACGACTCACGGGTGATGATCAGCAACCAAGTGCCTTTGGAGCCGCCGTTGCTCTTCCTTCTGGAGGAATACAAAAACTATCTGGATGCTGCTAATATGTCCATGAGGGTACGACGACACTCCGACCCCTCGCGACGTGGAGAGCTCAGCGTGTGTGACAGTATTAGCCAGTGGGTGACAGCGGTGGATAAAAAGACGGCAATAGACATGTCGGGGCAGACGGTTACCGTCATGGAAAAGGTTCGCGTCCCCAATGGCCAACTGAAGCAATACTTTTACGAGACCAAATGCAACCCCATGGGTTACACGAAGGATGGCTGCAGAGGAATAGACAAGCGGCATTATAATTCCCAATGCAGGACAACCCAGTCCTACGTACGAGCTCTCACCATGGATAGCAAAAAGATGATTGGCTGGCGCTTTATAAGGATAGACACTTCCTGTGTATGCACATTGACCATTAAAAGAGGGAGATAG
- the bdnf gene encoding neurotrophic factor BDNF precursor form isoform X2, with amino-acid sequence MFHQVRRVMTILFLTMVISYFSCMRAAPLRDGPGMQGHRTEGYLGAATVARGRGTPQSGGGPGQRGIPSLSDTFEQVIEELLEVEGEAEAAQMGQGADKSQGGGGPASAVATESKDVDMYDSRVMISNQVPLEPPLLFLLEEYKNYLDAANMSMRVRRHSDPSRRGELSVCDSISQWVTAVDKKTAIDMSGQTVTVMEKVRVPNGQLKQYFYETKCNPMGYTKDGCRGIDKRHYNSQCRTTQSYVRALTMDSKKMIGWRFIRIDTSCVCTLTIKRGR; translated from the coding sequence TTCCACCAGGTGAGAAGAGTGATGACCATCCTGTTCCTTACTATGGTTATTTCATACTTCAGTTGCATGAGAGCTGCGCCCCTGAGAGACGGCCCGGGCATGCAGGGCCATCGGACGGAAGGCTACCTGGGCGCGGCGACGGTCGCCAGAGGCCGGGGGACTCCGCAGAGTGGTGGCGGGCCAGGCCAGCGTGGGATACCCTCGCTCTCAGACACTTTTGAGCAGGTGATAGAGGAGCTGCTAGAGGTAGAGGGGGAGGCAGAGGCGGCCCAGATGGGACAGGGGGCAGACAAGAGCCAGGGAGGCGGGGGTCCGGCTTCGGCGGTGGCCACCGAAAGCAAGGATGTCGACATGTACGACTCACGGGTGATGATCAGCAACCAAGTGCCTTTGGAGCCGCCGTTGCTCTTCCTTCTGGAGGAATACAAAAACTATCTGGATGCTGCTAATATGTCCATGAGGGTACGACGACACTCCGACCCCTCGCGACGTGGAGAGCTCAGCGTGTGTGACAGTATTAGCCAGTGGGTGACAGCGGTGGATAAAAAGACGGCAATAGACATGTCGGGGCAGACGGTTACCGTCATGGAAAAGGTTCGCGTCCCCAATGGCCAACTGAAGCAATACTTTTACGAGACCAAATGCAACCCCATGGGTTACACGAAGGATGGCTGCAGAGGAATAGACAAGCGGCATTATAATTCCCAATGCAGGACAACCCAGTCCTACGTACGAGCTCTCACCATGGATAGCAAAAAGATGATTGGCTGGCGCTTTATAAGGATAGACACTTCCTGTGTATGCACATTGACCATTAAAAGAGGGAGATAG
- the bdnf gene encoding neurotrophic factor BDNF precursor form isoform X3, which produces MTILFLTMVISYFSCMRAAPLRDGPGMQGHRTEGYLGAATVARGRGTPQSGGGPGQRGIPSLSDTFEQVIEELLEVEGEAEAAQMGQGADKSQGGGGPASAVATESKDVDMYDSRVMISNQVPLEPPLLFLLEEYKNYLDAANMSMRVRRHSDPSRRGELSVCDSISQWVTAVDKKTAIDMSGQTVTVMEKVRVPNGQLKQYFYETKCNPMGYTKDGCRGIDKRHYNSQCRTTQSYVRALTMDSKKMIGWRFIRIDTSCVCTLTIKRGR; this is translated from the coding sequence ATGACCATCCTGTTCCTTACTATGGTTATTTCATACTTCAGTTGCATGAGAGCTGCGCCCCTGAGAGACGGCCCGGGCATGCAGGGCCATCGGACGGAAGGCTACCTGGGCGCGGCGACGGTCGCCAGAGGCCGGGGGACTCCGCAGAGTGGTGGCGGGCCAGGCCAGCGTGGGATACCCTCGCTCTCAGACACTTTTGAGCAGGTGATAGAGGAGCTGCTAGAGGTAGAGGGGGAGGCAGAGGCGGCCCAGATGGGACAGGGGGCAGACAAGAGCCAGGGAGGCGGGGGTCCGGCTTCGGCGGTGGCCACCGAAAGCAAGGATGTCGACATGTACGACTCACGGGTGATGATCAGCAACCAAGTGCCTTTGGAGCCGCCGTTGCTCTTCCTTCTGGAGGAATACAAAAACTATCTGGATGCTGCTAATATGTCCATGAGGGTACGACGACACTCCGACCCCTCGCGACGTGGAGAGCTCAGCGTGTGTGACAGTATTAGCCAGTGGGTGACAGCGGTGGATAAAAAGACGGCAATAGACATGTCGGGGCAGACGGTTACCGTCATGGAAAAGGTTCGCGTCCCCAATGGCCAACTGAAGCAATACTTTTACGAGACCAAATGCAACCCCATGGGTTACACGAAGGATGGCTGCAGAGGAATAGACAAGCGGCATTATAATTCCCAATGCAGGACAACCCAGTCCTACGTACGAGCTCTCACCATGGATAGCAAAAAGATGATTGGCTGGCGCTTTATAAGGATAGACACTTCCTGTGTATGCACATTGACCATTAAAAGAGGGAGATAG
- the lin7c gene encoding protein lin-7 homolog C, with amino-acid sequence MASLGEPVRLERDINRAIELLDKLQRTGEVPPQKLQALQRVLQSEFCNAVREVYEHVYETVDINSSPEVRANATAKATVAAFAASEGHSHPRVVELPKTEEGLGFNIMGGKEQNSPIYISRIIPGGIADRHGGLKRGDQLLSVNGVSVEGEHHEKAVELLKAAQGTVKLVVRYTPKVLEEMESRFEKMRSAKRRQQNNYSQ; translated from the exons ATGGCGTCGCTTGGCGAACCTGTACGTCTGGAGAGAG ATATCAACCGTGCCATTGAACTTCTTGATAAGCTTCAGAGGACAGGGGAGGTTCCTCCTCAAAAGCTGCAGGCTCTGCAGAGGGTCTTGCAGAGTGAATTCTGCAATGCTGTGCGAGAA GTTTATGAACATGTTTACGAGACAGTGGACATTAACAGCAGTCCAGAAGTCAGAGCAAATGCCACCGCAAAG GCGACCGTGGCAGCTTTCGCAGCGAGCGAAGGACACTCCCACCCACGTGTAGTGGAGCTTCCCAAAACTGAAGAAGGCCTGGGATTCAACATAATGGGCGGAAAGGAGCAAAACTCTCCTATTTACATCTCACGGATCATCCCGGGCGGTATTGCTGACCGCCACGGTGGCCTAAAGAGAGGGGATCAGCTGCTGTCTGTCAACGGTGTG AGTGTGGAGGGTGAGCACCACGAGAAAGCCGTGGAACTACTCAAAGCAGCTCAGGGCACAGTAAAGCTGGTAGTGAGGTACACTCCCAAGGTCCTCGAAGAGATGGAGTCACGTTTTGAGAAAATGAGGTCAGCAAAACGTCGGCAGCAGAACAACTATTCCCAGTAG
- the rplp2b gene encoding large ribosomal subunit protein P2 — MRYVAAYLLSALGGNENPDAKHIKKILESVGIEADDTRLEKVLSELKGKKVNDVIASGMGKLASMPAGGAVAVASSAAPSSGGAAAPAPAEDKKKKEEKKEESEESDDDMGFGLFD, encoded by the exons ATGCGTTACGTTGCCGCTTACCTGCTATCTGCCCTTGGTGGCAATGAGAATCCGGATGCTAAACACATCAAGAAGATCCTGGAAAGTGTTGGCATTGAGGCAGATGACACCCGCTTGGAAAAG GTTCTCTCTGAGCTCAAGGGCAAGAAAGTGAATGATGTGATTGCTTCAG GTATGGGCAAGTTGGCCAGCATGCCAGCTGGTGGAGCCGTCGCAGTCGCCAGCTCCGCCGCTCCCAGCTCAGGAGGAGCCGCCGCACCTGCCCCAG CTGAagataagaagaagaaggaggagaagaaggaagAATCTGAAGAATCCGATGACGACATGGGATTCGGTCTCTTTGATTAA